Proteins from a genomic interval of Quercus robur chromosome 9, dhQueRobu3.1, whole genome shotgun sequence:
- the LOC126699699 gene encoding uncharacterized protein LOC126699699 — MSEVRSSDLETRLSSSGDPAEGDTAVSGPREVRAFYALNEICGLDAETVEMTTKFNKDMYAKMRSKKDEPLSNLGKKTVRVTGKGPASIPLSIVPSIASETTRTASPTVSIEEIPTPGSKRPRVAGKGKEKTETRSSTIWDDESLAVERAHEVVTSADLKALSDLSLNDVASRHVHKLVQVLGESLHITAEYLTQGAKVASLATRMEALEKENSDLRTNLITSMDEATTLKEKVKVLEDDLRVERRLTHEKDEQLLAAKEKLVTIAARSVEAFQTTDEYNTVLFSWYFKGFELLRRYMIKHPSGVNLESLDLEEVDKEMALEEAASSSAPGDNAPEPVADVPASEGTADA; from the exons atgtctgaggttaggtctagtgacCTTGAGACTAGGCTATCATCTAGTGGTGACCCGGCTGAAGGAGATACAGCCGTCTCTGGCCCTcgagaggttagggctttttatgccctCAATGAGATTTGTGGTCTGGATGCCGAGACCGTAG AGATGACGACAAAATTCAACAAGGATATGTACGCAAAGATGAGATCAAAGAAGGACGAACCCCTGTCCAATCTGGGGAAGAAGACTGTACGAGTCACCGGGAAGGGTCCTGCATCCATCCCGCTCAGCATCGTTCCTTCCATAGCTTCCGAAACGACGAGGACTGCCTCCCCGACCGTTTCAATAGAAGAGATTCCTACTCCCGGCTCTAAAAGGCCGCGTGTGGCTGgcaaagggaaggagaagactGAAACTCGTTCATCCACAATATGGGATGACGAGTCATTGGCCGTAGAAAGAGCTCACGAGGTCGTCACTTCAGCGGACTTGAAGGCTCTCTCTGACTTGTCCTTAAACGATGTGGCCTCTCGTCATGTCCACAAACTCGTCCAG GTGTTGGGAGAGAGTCTCCATATCACCGCTGAGTACCTCACTCAAGGGGCCAAGGTGGCGTCTCTGGCAACCCGGATGGAGGCCTTGGAGAAGGAGAACTCTGACCTGAGGACGAACCTGATCACTTCTATGGACGAGGCAACGACATTGAAGGAGAAGGTCAAGGTGCTGGAGGACGACCTCAGAGTTGAGCGCAGGTTGACTCACGAGAAGGACGAGCAGCTTCTTGCAGCCAAGGAGAAACTTGTGACCATCGCTGCTCGATCCGTGGAGGCTTTCCAGACCACTGACGAGTACAATACCGTGCTCTTCAGTTGGTATTTCAAAGGTTTTGAGCTTCTCCGGAGGTACATGATCAAGCATCCTTCTGGAGTCAACCTGGAGAGTCTGGATTTGGAGGAAGTTGACAAGGAAATGGCTCTGGAGGAGGCGGCTTCATCTTCTGCCCCTGGTGATAATGCACCTGAGCCTGTTGCTGACGTACCGGCCAGTGAAGGCACAGCTGATGCTTGA